From Falco cherrug isolate bFalChe1 chromosome 4, bFalChe1.pri, whole genome shotgun sequence, one genomic window encodes:
- the LOC106631113 gene encoding cytochrome c oxidase assembly protein COX19 isoform X1, whose translation MRSALGAASRRAAPPGGAGGGAARPGPCGGAMSTAMNFSTKSFKARPPGKGAFPLDHFGECSTFKERFMECLRDSGYESGACRQRAMAYLQCRMDRQLMANEPLEKLGFKDMMDEKSEAKPENL comes from the exons ATGCGCTCGGCGCTCGGCGCGGCCTCCCGGCGTGCGGCTCCCCCCGGCGGCGCGGGAGGCGgtgcggcccggcccgggccctGCGGCGGCGCCATGTCCACCGCCATGAACTTCAGCACCAAGAGTTTCAAGGCGCGACCGCCGGGCAAGGGCGCGTTCCCGCTGGATCACTTCG GGGAGTGCAGCACCTTCAAGGAGCGGTTCATGGAGTGTCTCCGCGACAGCGGCTACGAGAGCGGTGCCTGCCGGCAGCGCGCCATGGCCTACCTGCAGTGCCGCATGGACAggcag CTTATGGCTAATGAACCACTGGAAAAATTGGGATTTAAAGACATGATGGATGAGAAATCAGaagcaaaacctgaaaacttGTAA
- the LOC106631113 gene encoding cytochrome c oxidase assembly protein COX19 isoform X2 — translation MRSALGAASRRAAPPGGAGGGAARPGPCGGAMSTAMNFSTKSFKARPPGKGAFPLDHFGECSTFKERFMECLRDSGYESGACRQRAMAYLQCRMDRQAAYG, via the exons ATGCGCTCGGCGCTCGGCGCGGCCTCCCGGCGTGCGGCTCCCCCCGGCGGCGCGGGAGGCGgtgcggcccggcccgggccctGCGGCGGCGCCATGTCCACCGCCATGAACTTCAGCACCAAGAGTTTCAAGGCGCGACCGCCGGGCAAGGGCGCGTTCCCGCTGGATCACTTCG GGGAGTGCAGCACCTTCAAGGAGCGGTTCATGGAGTGTCTCCGCGACAGCGGCTACGAGAGCGGTGCCTGCCGGCAGCGCGCCATGGCCTACCTGCAGTGCCGCATGGACAggcag GCAGCTTATGGCTAA